The proteins below are encoded in one region of Streptomyces sp. NBC_00490:
- a CDS encoding peptidase inhibitor family I36 protein: MKQSAALVAAALLAAAASLTTATPASAANCPSGNFCVWTDANFGGQRMNASGDDEWWESWIADTDSSWANHGISGPGVKDHVKVYESAIQFPSTGGAMTICLRPGDEVGYNATANDRGDAHVWSMGC; this comes from the coding sequence ATGAAGCAGTCCGCAGCCCTCGTGGCGGCCGCCCTGCTCGCCGCCGCGGCGAGCCTGACCACCGCCACCCCGGCCTCGGCGGCAAACTGCCCCAGCGGCAACTTCTGCGTCTGGACCGACGCCAACTTCGGCGGCCAGCGCATGAACGCCTCGGGCGACGACGAGTGGTGGGAGAGCTGGATCGCCGACACCGACTCCTCCTGGGCCAACCACGGCATCTCCGGACCCGGCGTCAAGGACCACGTCAAGGTCTACGAGTCCGCCATCCAGTTCCCCTCCACCGGCGGCGCCATGACGATCTGTCTGCGCCCCGGCGACGAGGTGGGCTACAACGCCACGGCCAACGACCGCGGTGACGCGCATGTGTGGTCGATGGGCTGCTGA